The following coding sequences are from one Enterococcus sp. 4G2_DIV0659 window:
- the nifJ gene encoding pyruvate:ferredoxin (flavodoxin) oxidoreductase, with protein MRKMKTMDGNTAAAYISYAFTELAAIYPITPSSTMAELVDQWSAEGKQNIFGQPVKIVEMQSEAGAAGVVHGSLKTGALTTTYTASQGLLLMIPNMYKIAGELLPSVFHVASRAVTTNALNIFGDHGDVMAARQTGFAMLCESSVQEVMDLSPVAHLASIESSVPFINFFDGFRTSHEIQKIEVLDYDELAPLLDQEKVAEFRARSMNPNHPSVSGTNQNPDIHFQQRETINSYYDNIPAIVKKYMNEINELRGTNYDLVTYYGAEDAEEVIVSMGSAAQAIEQTIDYLTKQGRKVGFLNIHLYRPFPVENFLEKMPKTVKAIAVMDRTKEPGAGGEPLLLDVQSAMYESELRPMIIGGRYGLGSKDVLPNQIVAIYNELKKEKKVAKSRFTIGIVDDVTYTSLDCGEALDLTNPKTYQAKFWGFGSDGTVGANKSAIKIIGDHTDKYAQGFFYYDSKKSGGLTVSHLRFGDTPIRSTYLIEHADFVACHTAAYLHTYDLVKGLKKGGTFLLNTVWNDEQLERFLPNKLKKYLAENEINFYTINAVKLASEVGLGGRINTAMETAFFKLADIMPFDGVLPILKEEAHKSYARKSMAVVEKNIQAIERTVELLHKVDVPESWKTVEVKPKVRKANVTDYVHEIVEPINRQEGNELPVGAFIKNDMTDGRMPLGTTAVEKRGIAVEVPEWISDRCTMCNECAFVCPHAAIRPFLADDEEMEEAPEGYIVREMRGADGLKYRIQVSVEDCTGCGLCVDACPAKGKALVMKPYEEQKEQAMNWAFSMTLKQKENPAKPNTVLGSQFNKPLLEFSGACSGCGETPYVKLLTQMFGDRMMIANATGCSSIWGGAAPVSPYTTNEQGQGPAWSNSLLEDNAEYGYGMLLASQTRREHLAMKMTEAMSIASPELKLLMEDWIEHMHSGEGTQQRAAKLKAALIDEKEDQPLLETIYADNDLFVKNSQWMIGGDGWAYDIGYGGIDHVLASGADVNMLVLDNEVYSNTGGQTSKATPASAIAKFSASGKYVSKKDLGMMAMTYGNVYVAQIASGANQMQTIKAFEEAERFPGPSIIIAYTPCITHGLAGGMSKTLEEAKEAVNSGYWSLYRYNPELREVGKNPMTLDYKKPDFDEMKNFMRKQVRFSSLESTQPEFAGKLFEKTITDAKNRFYNYARMAGQEEKIRAKLEKATTEQTVEKPARVKKERVVDPKAEARRAARRAERAAKREKTEE; from the coding sequence ATGCGAAAAATGAAGACAATGGATGGAAATACAGCAGCAGCGTACATATCTTATGCTTTTACAGAATTAGCAGCTATTTATCCAATTACCCCTAGTTCAACAATGGCAGAACTAGTGGATCAATGGTCTGCAGAAGGAAAACAAAATATATTTGGTCAACCTGTAAAAATCGTTGAAATGCAATCAGAAGCTGGGGCTGCAGGAGTGGTTCATGGCTCACTGAAAACAGGAGCATTGACCACTACATATACAGCTTCACAAGGATTACTACTGATGATTCCAAACATGTATAAAATTGCCGGTGAATTGCTGCCGTCTGTTTTCCATGTTGCTAGTCGAGCTGTAACAACGAATGCCTTAAATATTTTCGGCGATCATGGAGATGTCATGGCTGCTCGTCAAACTGGTTTTGCGATGTTGTGTGAAAGTAGCGTGCAGGAAGTGATGGATTTATCACCTGTGGCACATTTAGCATCGATTGAATCAAGTGTGCCGTTTATTAATTTTTTTGATGGCTTCCGTACCAGTCATGAAATTCAAAAAATAGAAGTATTGGATTATGATGAATTAGCACCTTTATTAGATCAAGAAAAAGTGGCGGAATTTCGTGCGAGAAGTATGAATCCAAATCATCCTTCTGTTAGCGGAACTAATCAAAATCCAGATATTCATTTCCAACAACGTGAAACAATCAATTCTTATTACGATAACATTCCAGCAATCGTAAAAAAATACATGAATGAAATCAATGAGCTAAGAGGAACTAATTATGATCTAGTTACTTATTATGGTGCTGAGGATGCCGAAGAAGTGATTGTTTCAATGGGATCAGCAGCTCAAGCAATTGAGCAGACGATTGATTATTTAACAAAACAAGGACGCAAAGTCGGCTTCTTGAACATTCATTTATATCGTCCGTTTCCTGTTGAAAACTTTTTAGAAAAGATGCCAAAAACAGTTAAAGCAATCGCTGTGATGGATCGGACAAAAGAGCCGGGAGCTGGCGGTGAGCCTTTATTATTAGATGTCCAAAGTGCGATGTATGAATCAGAACTTCGTCCAATGATTATCGGTGGACGCTATGGGTTAGGCTCAAAGGATGTTTTACCAAATCAAATCGTTGCTATTTATAATGAACTTAAAAAAGAGAAGAAAGTAGCTAAGTCCCGTTTTACGATTGGAATCGTTGACGATGTGACGTATACCTCTCTTGATTGTGGCGAGGCTCTTGATCTGACAAATCCGAAAACCTATCAGGCAAAATTCTGGGGCTTTGGTTCAGATGGTACGGTTGGTGCTAATAAATCTGCGATCAAAATCATCGGAGACCATACGGATAAATATGCGCAAGGATTCTTCTACTATGATTCTAAAAAATCTGGCGGACTAACTGTTTCTCATCTACGTTTTGGTGATACACCGATTCGTTCGACTTATTTGATTGAACATGCGGACTTTGTTGCCTGTCATACGGCTGCTTATCTACATACCTATGATTTGGTAAAAGGATTGAAAAAAGGCGGAACATTTTTACTAAATACCGTTTGGAACGATGAGCAGTTAGAACGCTTTTTACCAAACAAACTAAAAAAATATTTAGCTGAAAATGAAATCAATTTTTATACAATCAATGCAGTGAAATTGGCTAGTGAAGTCGGTTTAGGCGGTCGGATCAATACAGCGATGGAAACAGCCTTTTTCAAACTTGCAGATATTATGCCGTTTGATGGAGTATTGCCGATTCTAAAAGAAGAAGCACATAAAAGCTATGCTAGAAAATCAATGGCCGTTGTTGAAAAAAATATTCAGGCAATCGAACGAACAGTAGAATTGCTACACAAGGTAGATGTTCCAGAATCATGGAAAACAGTAGAAGTAAAACCTAAAGTTCGTAAAGCCAATGTAACCGATTATGTTCACGAAATCGTAGAGCCAATCAATCGTCAAGAAGGTAATGAGCTTCCAGTTGGTGCGTTTATTAAAAACGATATGACAGATGGACGGATGCCTCTTGGGACAACCGCTGTGGAAAAACGTGGGATTGCTGTTGAAGTGCCAGAATGGATCAGTGATCGTTGTACCATGTGTAATGAATGTGCCTTCGTTTGTCCTCACGCAGCAATTCGTCCTTTCTTAGCAGATGATGAAGAAATGGAAGAAGCGCCAGAAGGTTATATTGTAAGAGAAATGCGTGGGGCAGATGGGCTGAAATATCGTATTCAAGTTTCTGTTGAGGATTGTACAGGTTGTGGGCTTTGTGTAGACGCTTGTCCAGCTAAAGGCAAAGCTTTAGTGATGAAACCTTACGAAGAGCAAAAAGAACAAGCGATGAACTGGGCTTTTTCGATGACCTTGAAACAAAAAGAAAATCCAGCGAAACCAAATACTGTTTTAGGTTCGCAATTTAATAAACCATTGTTAGAGTTTTCAGGCGCTTGCTCAGGTTGTGGCGAAACACCTTATGTGAAATTATTGACACAAATGTTTGGTGATCGCATGATGATTGCCAACGCTACGGGTTGTTCTTCCATTTGGGGTGGTGCAGCGCCAGTTTCACCTTATACAACAAATGAGCAAGGACAAGGTCCTGCTTGGTCTAATTCACTTTTAGAAGACAATGCAGAATATGGGTATGGAATGTTGTTAGCCAGTCAAACTCGTCGAGAACACTTAGCGATGAAAATGACAGAAGCAATGTCGATCGCTTCACCTGAGTTGAAATTATTGATGGAAGATTGGATCGAACATATGCATTCAGGAGAAGGGACACAGCAACGTGCTGCCAAACTGAAAGCGGCTTTGATCGATGAAAAAGAGGATCAACCATTATTGGAAACAATCTACGCAGACAATGATTTGTTTGTAAAAAATAGTCAGTGGATGATTGGCGGAGACGGTTGGGCCTATGATATCGGTTATGGCGGAATTGACCACGTACTTGCTAGTGGTGCAGATGTTAATATGCTGGTTTTAGATAATGAAGTTTATTCTAATACGGGAGGACAAACATCTAAAGCAACGCCTGCTTCGGCCATTGCTAAGTTTTCAGCAAGTGGTAAATATGTTTCTAAAAAAGATTTAGGTATGATGGCGATGACTTACGGCAATGTTTATGTTGCTCAGATTGCTTCAGGTGCCAATCAAATGCAAACGATCAAAGCGTTTGAAGAAGCGGAACGTTTCCCTGGACCTTCTATTATTATCGCCTATACACCATGTATTACGCATGGTTTAGCTGGTGGAATGAGCAAGACGTTAGAAGAAGCCAAAGAAGCTGTTAACTCTGGCTATTGGTCGTTATATCGTTACAATCCTGAATTAAGAGAAGTAGGAAAAAATCCAATGACTTTGGATTATAAAAAACCAGACTTTGATGAAATGAAAAACTTTATGCGTAAACAAGTCCGTTTTTCTTCATTAGAATCAACACAACCTGAATTTGCTGGAAAACTTTTTGAAAAAACAATAACAGATGCAAAAAATCGTTTTTATAACTATGCTCGCATGGCAGGGCAAGAAGAGAAAATTCGGGCAAAATTAGAAAAAGCGACAACTGAGCAGACTGTTGAAAAGCCGGCTCGTGTGAAAAAAGAGCGAGTAGTTGATCCAAAAGCGGAAGCACGAAGAGCGGCAAGACGAGCGGAACGAGCTGCAAAACGTGAGAAAACAGAAGAATAA
- the cdaA gene encoding diadenylate cyclase CdaA, which yields MSFQVGQLFDFNYWRQLISSDFLSRDYIINVIDILVVWYLVYKLIMLVRGTKAVQLLKGVAVFIVIRILSEIIGLHTLSWLMNQVIMYGVIAAVVIFQPEVRRGLEHLGRSSFFRATKFEQQEDEKMVLSFDKAIQYMSKRKIGALITIERNTGLDEYIETGIRLDADITGELLINIFIPNTPLHDGAVIVKQGKIAVASAYLPLSESNLIPKEFGTRHRAAVGISEVSDALTIIVSEETGDVSLTINNELIPRLTQEEYLKILRRELVPEEGTKDKKNLFQHFMEGVTKGAKKK from the coding sequence ATGTCTTTTCAAGTGGGTCAATTATTTGATTTTAATTATTGGCGGCAATTGATCTCGTCAGATTTTTTGTCCCGTGATTATATTATTAATGTTATAGATATTTTGGTAGTATGGTACCTTGTTTACAAGCTAATCATGCTTGTTAGAGGTACAAAAGCTGTCCAGTTGCTAAAAGGGGTCGCAGTCTTTATTGTGATTCGAATATTAAGTGAGATTATTGGTTTACATACATTATCGTGGTTGATGAATCAGGTAATTATGTACGGTGTGATCGCAGCAGTGGTGATTTTCCAACCAGAAGTCAGACGTGGGTTGGAGCATCTTGGTAGGAGTTCTTTTTTCAGGGCGACAAAGTTTGAACAGCAAGAAGATGAAAAGATGGTTCTTTCATTTGATAAAGCGATTCAATATATGTCGAAACGAAAAATTGGGGCATTGATTACTATAGAGCGAAATACTGGGTTAGATGAGTATATTGAAACCGGAATCCGTTTAGATGCAGATATCACTGGAGAGTTGCTGATCAATATTTTTATTCCAAATACGCCATTACACGATGGAGCTGTGATCGTGAAACAAGGGAAAATCGCTGTTGCAAGTGCGTATCTTCCACTATCTGAAAGCAATTTGATTCCTAAAGAGTTCGGAACACGTCATCGGGCGGCTGTCGGCATTAGTGAAGTTAGTGATGCATTGACGATTATTGTTTCAGAAGAAACAGGAGATGTTAGCTTAACCATAAATAATGAGCTGATTCCGAGATTGACACAAGAAGAATACCTTAAAATTCTTAGAAGAGAATTGGTTCCAGAAGAAGGGACGAAAGATAAGAAGAATTTGTTTCAGCACTTTATGGAAGGTGTAACGAAAGGGGCGAAAAAGAAATGA
- a CDS encoding YbbR-like domain-containing protein, producing MKKASQKNWFSGLLALLFALLLFFNANSSGNVGSVVSTSQIYDEMLYNVPVQLDYDQDKYFVSGYEEAVNVQLSSANRIQLDLETNEDTRNFQIVADLRKTPLGTSEIQLRVKGLSTAVTAEIEPKTITVTIEKKVTKSFDVQAQLPETIETEGYQIDKLDVSPKTVEITTGEETAKAIDRVVAPLSNVNQSVDKIKQTVNVQALDAKGQILSIENPAPQVKVVVDLTLPSKEVGLTINQTGSPPTNIEHYTFSLSEQKAEIKGPKSTLDKIDTIEVPVDVSNIRSSTKQTIKIPASAEYIVTPKEVEVTIVPIFTGTNQSFSGASGQTTTTSFSSSDVSTPSSSSEKPRTPKPSSSSSSSSEESSSSKPAVENGSSSASVN from the coding sequence ATGAAAAAAGCCTCTCAAAAAAACTGGTTCTCGGGACTGTTAGCATTACTTTTTGCGTTGTTACTGTTTTTCAATGCAAATTCATCTGGAAATGTAGGAAGTGTAGTCAGTACGAGTCAAATTTATGATGAGATGCTTTATAATGTTCCTGTTCAATTAGATTATGATCAAGACAAGTATTTCGTTTCTGGCTATGAAGAAGCAGTCAATGTTCAACTAAGTAGTGCCAACCGAATTCAGTTAGATTTAGAAACAAATGAAGATACTAGAAATTTTCAAATTGTTGCAGATCTTAGAAAAACACCTCTTGGCACATCAGAAATTCAATTAAGAGTGAAAGGGTTGAGTACCGCAGTTACTGCTGAGATTGAGCCAAAAACAATCACAGTCACGATTGAGAAGAAGGTAACAAAATCATTTGACGTACAAGCCCAACTCCCTGAAACTATTGAAACAGAAGGGTATCAGATAGATAAATTGGATGTCAGTCCTAAAACAGTAGAAATCACCACAGGAGAAGAAACTGCTAAAGCAATTGATCGTGTAGTAGCGCCATTATCGAATGTTAATCAGTCTGTGGATAAAATCAAGCAGACAGTGAATGTTCAAGCCCTTGATGCAAAAGGTCAGATACTAAGTATTGAAAATCCAGCGCCTCAAGTAAAAGTAGTCGTAGACTTAACTCTTCCTTCAAAAGAAGTAGGGCTAACAATCAATCAAACAGGTTCACCACCAACAAATATAGAACATTATACATTTAGCCTTTCTGAGCAAAAAGCAGAGATTAAAGGTCCTAAATCCACATTGGATAAAATTGATACAATAGAGGTTCCTGTGGACGTAAGTAATATACGTTCATCAACGAAACAAACAATAAAAATTCCTGCAAGTGCAGAGTATATTGTTACGCCTAAGGAAGTGGAAGTAACGATTGTTCCTATTTTTACTGGAACAAATCAAAGTTTTTCTGGAGCAAGCGGGCAAACGACAACGACCAGCTTTTCAAGCTCGGATGTATCGACGCCTTCTTCGTCCAGTGAAAAACCAAGGACGCCAAAACCTTCTAGTTCATCAAGCTCATCTAGCGAAGAAAGTAGTAGTAGTAAACCTGCTGTTGAAAATGGAAGCTCTTCTGCTTCTGTAAATTAA
- the glmM gene encoding phosphoglucosamine mutase, with the protein MGKYFGTDGVRGIANKELTPELAFKLGRCGGYVLSQHEDSTRRPRVLVGRDTRVSGQLLEQALISGLLSVGIEVFQLGVISTPGVAYLTRSQKASAGVMISASHNPAEDNGIKFFGADGFKLVDDQELEIEALLDGEEDNLPRPSAEGLGTLDEFPEGLLKYSQFLVQTIPGDLSGLTVCIDAANGATATSVNRLFADLETDFYTMGTSPNGLNINDGVGSTHPEKLAEMVVEKGADVGLAFDGDGDRIIAVDELGNIVDGDKIMFICAKYLAEKNRLKKDTIVTTVMSNLGFRKAVEAAGMKDVITQVGDRYVVEEMRKNDYNFGGEQSGHMIFLDYNTTGDGMLSGIQLLNVMKQTGKKLSELASELTVYPQKLVNIRVTDKHGAMDVPAIKEVVDLMETEMNGDGRILVRPSGTEPLLRVMAEAPTQEKVDYYVDKIADVVKAEIGVG; encoded by the coding sequence ATGGGTAAATATTTTGGAACAGATGGTGTTAGAGGAATTGCCAATAAGGAATTGACACCAGAATTAGCGTTTAAATTGGGCCGTTGTGGTGGTTATGTTTTAAGTCAACATGAAGATTCAACACGTCGACCAAGAGTTTTAGTTGGGCGTGATACAAGGGTTTCAGGTCAATTATTAGAGCAAGCATTGATTTCAGGATTACTTTCGGTTGGGATCGAGGTATTTCAATTAGGTGTGATTTCAACACCAGGAGTGGCCTATTTAACAAGGTCGCAAAAAGCTTCAGCGGGCGTTATGATTTCTGCTTCTCATAATCCTGCAGAAGATAATGGAATCAAATTTTTCGGTGCAGACGGGTTCAAATTAGTAGATGACCAAGAGTTGGAAATTGAAGCGTTATTAGATGGGGAAGAAGATAACTTACCACGACCGTCTGCAGAAGGTTTGGGTACGTTAGATGAGTTTCCAGAAGGGTTATTGAAATATTCACAATTCTTGGTTCAGACAATTCCAGGAGACTTATCAGGTTTAACGGTTTGTATTGATGCAGCAAATGGAGCAACGGCAACTTCTGTTAATCGTTTGTTCGCAGATTTAGAGACAGATTTTTATACGATGGGCACAAGTCCTAATGGATTAAATATCAATGATGGCGTTGGTTCAACCCACCCTGAAAAATTAGCGGAAATGGTTGTTGAAAAAGGGGCTGATGTCGGTCTTGCATTTGATGGTGATGGCGATCGAATCATTGCTGTAGATGAACTAGGCAATATTGTTGATGGAGATAAAATCATGTTTATCTGCGCAAAATATTTAGCAGAAAAGAATCGTTTGAAAAAAGATACGATTGTAACTACTGTGATGAGTAATCTAGGTTTTCGTAAAGCAGTGGAAGCTGCTGGTATGAAAGATGTAATTACCCAAGTTGGTGATCGTTATGTTGTAGAAGAAATGCGTAAAAATGATTACAACTTTGGTGGCGAACAATCTGGCCATATGATCTTTTTAGATTATAATACAACAGGTGATGGTATGCTTTCGGGTATCCAGTTGTTAAATGTCATGAAGCAAACTGGAAAAAAATTATCTGAGCTGGCCTCTGAATTAACGGTGTACCCACAAAAATTAGTCAACATTCGTGTAACTGATAAACATGGAGCAATGGATGTTCCTGCAATTAAAGAAGTCGTTGACTTAATGGAAACTGAAATGAACGGTGATGGTCGTATTTTAGTTCGCCCTTCTGGAACGGAACCATTATTGAGAGTTATGGCAGAAGCGCCAACACAAGAAAAAGTTGATTATTATGTAGATAAAATCGCTGATGTTGTTAAAGCTGAAATTGGCGTAGGTTAA
- a CDS encoding ECF-type riboflavin transporter substrate-binding protein encodes MKKEMSVKTIVAIGIGSAVFVILGRFVVIPTGFPNTNLETAYPFLALVSVIFGPIAGGLIGLIGHTLKDFTTYGSAWWSWIVCSGIIGIIYGFAGRKIDLQHGEFNKKDMIRFNLYQVIGNAVVWGFIAPTLDVLIYSEPASKVYTQGVIAVVLNVIAVGLIGSVLMAAYAATRTKKGSLKKE; translated from the coding sequence GTGAAAAAAGAGATGTCAGTAAAAACAATTGTAGCGATTGGAATTGGTTCAGCTGTATTTGTTATTTTAGGTCGATTTGTGGTTATTCCGACAGGGTTTCCAAATACTAATTTAGAAACAGCTTATCCTTTTTTAGCATTGGTTTCAGTTATTTTTGGACCAATTGCTGGTGGCTTAATTGGATTGATCGGTCACACATTGAAGGATTTTACAACATATGGAAGTGCGTGGTGGAGTTGGATCGTTTGTTCTGGTATTATAGGAATAATTTATGGCTTTGCTGGACGAAAAATCGATCTTCAACATGGAGAGTTCAATAAAAAAGATATGATTCGTTTTAATCTATATCAAGTTATTGGAAATGCTGTAGTTTGGGGATTTATTGCACCAACGCTGGATGTATTGATTTATAGTGAACCAGCGAGTAAAGTTTACACGCAAGGCGTTATTGCGGTTGTATTAAATGTCATTGCAGTCGGACTAATAGGAAGCGTATTAATGGCAGCTTATGCGGCGACTAGAACGAAAAAAGGTAGCTTGAAAAAAGAGTAG
- a CDS encoding ABC transporter ATP-binding protein encodes MRKPLIIFKDFTFQYHSQSDPTLHNINLTIYEGEKVLIVGPSGSGKSTFAHCINGLIPNVYEGDITGSVKIRDKELSQTSLFDLSFDVGTVLQDTDGQFIGLTVGEDVAFALENDEVPQERMKAEVEHWTNVVDLHDFLQHRPQDLSGGQKQRVSMAGVLINEAPILLFDEPLANLDPLAGKETIALIERIHQKTQTTILIIEHRLEDVLYRSVDRVIVFNEGQVIADLPADELLQTNILTKQGIREPLYITAMKYAGVDLKTVDHLADIRQITAPNLMEQMESWGSQQQMRPEKEGSVNLLELKNVTYQYNQKDRKILSDISVSFKRGEMLSIVGKNGAGKSTLSKAICGFITPQSGEMTWNGEDFLHYSIKERADKIGFVMQNPNQMISKKMIFDEIALGLVLKGVSESEITRRVEKVLKICGLYPFRHWPISALSFGQKKRVTIASILVLEPEMIILDEPTAGQDFKHYTEMMTFLESLNALGVTIAMITHDMHLMLEYTDRALVLFDGQLIADTTPVKVLTDPQLVEHASLKETSLFTFAKHLGMDDPFLFTENFMSYDRKVRLR; translated from the coding sequence ATGAGAAAACCACTGATTATTTTCAAAGATTTTACTTTCCAATATCATAGCCAATCTGACCCTACATTACATAATATTAATTTGACGATCTATGAAGGGGAGAAAGTGTTGATAGTTGGGCCAAGTGGTAGTGGCAAATCAACATTTGCTCACTGCATTAATGGTTTAATTCCTAATGTATACGAAGGGGACATTACAGGAAGTGTAAAAATTAGAGACAAAGAGTTAAGTCAAACTAGTCTATTCGATCTTTCCTTTGATGTGGGAACTGTTTTACAAGATACAGATGGACAATTTATTGGACTAACAGTGGGAGAAGATGTAGCTTTCGCTCTAGAAAATGATGAAGTTCCTCAAGAACGAATGAAAGCAGAAGTAGAGCATTGGACAAATGTGGTTGACTTACATGATTTTTTACAACATAGACCTCAAGATTTATCAGGTGGACAAAAACAACGTGTTTCCATGGCAGGAGTTCTGATCAATGAAGCACCAATTCTGCTTTTTGATGAGCCTTTGGCAAATCTTGATCCTCTTGCTGGGAAAGAAACGATTGCACTTATTGAAAGGATTCATCAAAAAACACAAACAACTATTTTAATTATTGAACATCGCTTAGAGGATGTCTTATATCGGTCGGTTGATCGTGTAATTGTATTTAATGAGGGACAAGTAATTGCTGATTTACCAGCAGATGAATTACTACAAACGAATATTTTAACAAAACAAGGGATTCGAGAACCTCTGTATATAACAGCAATGAAATATGCAGGAGTTGATTTAAAGACAGTTGATCATTTGGCAGATATTCGCCAGATTACTGCACCGAATTTAATGGAGCAAATGGAAAGCTGGGGAAGTCAACAACAGATGCGTCCAGAAAAAGAAGGATCTGTGAACTTGTTAGAGCTAAAAAATGTCACTTATCAATACAATCAAAAGGATCGGAAAATCCTTTCTGATATCTCGGTATCTTTTAAACGTGGTGAAATGCTTAGTATTGTTGGTAAAAATGGTGCAGGAAAATCTACCTTAAGTAAAGCAATCTGCGGTTTTATTACACCTCAATCAGGAGAAATGACCTGGAATGGGGAAGACTTCCTTCACTATTCAATTAAAGAGCGAGCGGACAAAATTGGTTTTGTCATGCAAAATCCTAATCAAATGATTTCTAAAAAAATGATTTTTGATGAAATTGCTTTAGGACTAGTTTTAAAAGGCGTTTCAGAATCAGAAATCACACGACGAGTTGAAAAAGTTTTGAAGATTTGTGGGCTATATCCATTTCGTCATTGGCCGATTTCAGCATTAAGCTTCGGACAAAAAAAGCGCGTAACGATTGCTTCAATTTTAGTTTTAGAGCCTGAGATGATTATCTTAGATGAACCAACAGCGGGTCAAGATTTCAAGCATTATACTGAAATGATGACTTTTTTAGAATCTCTTAATGCGTTAGGTGTGACGATTGCAATGATTACTCATGATATGCACTTGATGTTGGAATATACAGATAGAGCATTAGTTTTATTTGACGGACAACTCATTGCTGACACAACACCAGTCAAGGTTTTAACGGATCCTCAATTGGTAGAACATGCATCGTTAAAAGAAACGAGTTTATTTACTTTTGCAAAACATTTAGGGATGGATGATCCTTTCTTGTTTACAGAAAATTTTATGTCTTATGATCGAAAGGTGCGTTTGCGATGA